Proteins encoded within one genomic window of Pongo abelii isolate AG06213 chromosome 18, NHGRI_mPonAbe1-v2.0_pri, whole genome shotgun sequence:
- the TELO2 gene encoding telomere length regulation protein TEL2 homolog isoform X3, which yields MEPAPSDVRLAVREAIHALSSSEDGGHIFCTLESLKRYLGDMEPPALPREKEEFASAHFSPVLRCLASRLSPAWLELLPDGRLEELWASFFLEGPADQAFLVLMETIEGAAGLSFRLMKMARLLARFLREGRLAVLMEAQCRQQTQPGFILLRETLLGKVVALPDHLGNRLQQENLDEFFPQNYFRLLGEEVVRVLQAVVDSLQVTAGFPGPTVLRWPGGLDSSVSFVSQVLGKACVHGRQQEILGVLVPRLAALTQGSYLHQRVCWRLVEQVPDRAMEAVLTGLVEAAPGPEVLSRLLGNLVVKNKKAQFVMTRKLLFLQSRLTTPMLQSLLGHLAMDSQRRPLLLQVLKELLETWGSSSAIRHTPLPQQRHVSKAVLICLAHLGEPELRDSRDELLASMMAGVKCRLDSSLPPVRRLGMIVAEVVSARIHPEGPTLKFQYEEDELSLELLALASPQPAGDGASEAGTSLAPAMAEPPAETPAEIVDGGVPQAQLAGSDSELDSDDEFVPYDMSGDRELQSSKAPAYVRDCMEALTTSEDVERWEAALRALEGLVYRSPTATREVSVELAKVLLHLEEKTCVVEFAGLRQRALVAVTVTDPARVADYLTSQFYTLNYSLRQRMDILDVLTLAAQELSRPGCLGRTPQTGSPSSNTQCLPEAAVSQPGSAVASDWRVVVEERIRSKTRRLSKGGPRQGPAGSPSRFSSVAGHFFFPLLQRFDRPLVTFDLLGEDQLVLGRLTHTLGALMCLAVNTMLRAPGAAVSRHLRPAQRACCTPAGGPAGRAAGSPVLAGGRGRERPGRGLQDAGTEGPAASAETQEQAPPTCVSLVPGGLPRTTPAGSKEGG from the exons ATGGAGCCAGCACCCTCAGATGTTCGACTCGCCGTGCGGGAAGCCATTCACGCCCTCTCGTCTTCGGAGGATGGCGGCCACATCTTCTGCACCCTGGAGTCCCTGAAGCGGTATCTCGGTGACATGGAGCCTCCAGCGCTCCcgagggagaaggaggagtttGCCTCGGCCCACTTCTCGCCGGTCCTCAGATGTCTCGCCAGCAGGCTGAGCCCGGCCTGGCTGGAGCTGCTGCCCGATGGCCGCCTGGAAGAGCTGTGGGCCAGCTTCTTCCTGGAGGGCCCGGCGGACCAAGCCTTCCTGGTGCTGATGGAGACCATCGAGGGTGCTGCGGG CCTCAGCTTCCGGCTGATGAAGATGGCACGGCTGCTGGCCAGGTTCCTGCGTGAGGGCCGGCTGGCAGTGCTGATGGAGGCGCAGTGTCGGCAGCAGACGCAGCCCGGCTTCATCCTGCTCCGGGAGACGctgctgggcaaggtggtggcCCTGCCCGATCACCTGGGCAACCGCCTGCAGCAGGAGAACTTGGACGAGTTCTTCCCCCAGAACTACTTCCGCCTGCTCGGCGAGGAGGTCGTCCGGGTGCTGCAGGCGGTTGTGGACTCTCTCCAAG TCACTGCTGGTTTCCCGGGCCCAACTGTGCTGCGGTGGCCAG GTGGCCTGGATTCCTCCGTGTCCTTCGTGTCTCAGGTCCTCGGGAAAGCCTGTGTCCACGGGAGGCAGC AGGAGATCCTGGGCGTGCTGGTGCCCCGGCTGGCAGCGCTCACCCAGGGCAGCTACCTGCATCAGCGCGTCTGCTGGCGCCTGGTGGAGCAAGTGCCGGACCGGGCCATGGAGGCGGTGCTGACCGGGCTGGTGGAGGCCGCGCCGGG GCCTGAGGTCCTATCGCGACTGCTGGGGAACCTGGTGGTGAAGAACAAGAAGGCCCAGTTTGTGATGACCCGGAAGCTTCTGTTCTTACAGTCCCGGCTCACG ACGCCCATGCTGCAGAGCCTGCTGGGCCATCTGGCCATGGACAGCCAGCGGCGCCCGCTCCTGCTGCAG GTGCTGAAGGAGCTGTTGGAGACGTGGGGCAGCAGCAGTGCCATCCGCCACACTCCCCTGCCGCAGCAGCGCCACGTCAGCAAGGCCGTCCTTATCTGCCTGGCGCACCTCGGGGAGCCGGAGCTGCGGGACAGCCGGGATG AACTGCTGGCCAGCATGATGGCGGGCGTGAAGTGCCGCCTGGACAGTAGCCTGCCCCCCGTGCGACGCCTGGGCATGATTGTGGCCGAGGTCGTTAGTGCCCGGATCCACCCCGAGGGGCCTACCTTGAAATTCCAG TACGAAGAGGATGAACTGAGCCTCGagctgctggccttggcctcccccCAGCCTGCGGGTGACGGCGCCTCGGAGGCGGG CACATCCCTTGCTCCAGCCATGGCAGAACCCCCTGCAGAGACCCCTGCAGAGATCGTGGATGGCGGCGTCCCCCAAGCACAGCTAGCGGGCTCTGACTCAGAGCTGGACAG CGATGATGAGTTTGTCCCCTATGACATGTCGGGGGACAGAGAGCTGCAGAGCAGCAAGGCTCCTGCCTACGTCCGGGACTGCATGGAAG CCCTGACCACATCTGAGGACGTAGAGCGCTGGGAGGCGGCCCTGCGGGCCCTTGAGGGCCTGGTCTACAGGAGCCCCACGGCCACTCGGGAG GTGAGCGTGGAGCTGGCCAAGGTGCTTCTGCATCTGGAGGAGAAGACCTGTGTGGTGGAATTTGCGGGGCTGCGCCAGAGAGCCCTGGTGGCTGTCACGGTCACAGACCCGGCCCGG GTGGCCGACTATCTGACCTCACAGTTCTATACCCTCAACTACAGCCTCCGGCAGCGCATGGACATCCTGGAC GTGCTGACTCTGGCTGCCCAGGAGCTGTCTAGGCCTGGGTGCCTCGGGAGGACTCCCCAAACTGGCTCCCCAAGTTCTAATACCCAGTGCCTGCCGGAGGCAGCCGTCTCCCAGCCTGGCAGTGCCGTGGCATCCGACTGGCGGGTGGTGGTGGAGGAGCGGATCAGAAGCAAGACTCGGCGGCTCTCCAAG GGTGGCCCGAGGCAGGGCCCGGCAGGCAGCCCCAGCAGATTCAGCTCCGTGGCCGGCCACttcttcttccccctccttcAGCGCTTTGATAG GCCTCTGGTGACCTTCGACCTCTTGGGAGAAGACCAGCTGGTTCTCGGAAGGCTGACGCACACCTTAGGGGCCCTGATGTGCCTGGCTGTTAACACCATG CTACGTGCGCCAGGGGCTGCTGTCAGCCGTCACCTCCGTCCTGCTCAGCGTGCCTGCTGCACGCCTGCTGGAGGACCTGCCGGACGAGCTGCTGGAAGCCCGGTCCTGGCTGGCGG ACGTGGCCGAGAAAGACCCGGACGAGGACTGCAGGACGCTGGCACTGAGGGCCCTGCTGCTTCTGCAGAGACTCAAGAACAGGCTCCTCCCACCTGCGTCTCCCTAGTCCCTGGAGGCCTCCCCAGGACCACCCCCGCCGGCAGCAAGGAAGGCGGCTGA
- the TELO2 gene encoding telomere length regulation protein TEL2 homolog isoform X1, translating to MEPAPSDVRLAVREAIHALSSSEDGGHIFCTLESLKRYLGDMEPPALPREKEEFASAHFSPVLRCLASRLSPAWLELLPDGRLEELWASFFLEGPADQAFLVLMETIEGAAGLSFRLMKMARLLARFLREGRLAVLMEAQCRQQTQPGFILLRETLLGKVVALPDHLGNRLQQENLDEFFPQNYFRLLGEEVVRVLQAVVDSLQVTAGFPGPTVLRWPGGLDSSVSFVSQVLGKACVHGRQQEILGVLVPRLAALTQGSYLHQRVCWRLVEQVPDRAMEAVLTGLVEAAPGPEVLSRLLGNLVVKNKKAQFVMTRKLLFLQSRLTTPMLQSLLGHLAMDSQRRPLLLQVLKELLETWGSSSAIRHTPLPQQRHVSKAVLICLAHLGEPELRDSRDELLASMMAGVKCRLDSSLPPVRRLGMIVAEVVSARIHPEGPTLKFQYEEDELSLELLALASPQPAGDGASEAGTSLAPAMAEPPAETPAEIVDGGVPQAQLAGSDSELDSDDEFVPYDMSGDRELQSSKAPAYVRDCMEALTTSEDVERWEAALRALEGLVYRSPTATREVSVELAKVLLHLEEKTCVVEFAGLRQRALVAVTVTDPARVADYLTSQFYTLNYSLRQRMDILDVLTLAAQELSRPGCLGRTPQTGSPSSNTQCLPEAAVSQPGSAVASDWRVVVEERIRSKTRRLSKGGPRQGPAGSPSRFSSVAGHFFFPLLQRFDRPLVTFDLLGEDQLVLGRLTHTLGALMCLAVNTMVAVAMGKALLEFVWAVRFHVDAYVRQGLLSAVTSVLLSVPAARLLEDLPDELLEARSWLADVAEKDPDEDCRTLALRALLLLQRLKNRLLPPASP from the exons ATGGAGCCAGCACCCTCAGATGTTCGACTCGCCGTGCGGGAAGCCATTCACGCCCTCTCGTCTTCGGAGGATGGCGGCCACATCTTCTGCACCCTGGAGTCCCTGAAGCGGTATCTCGGTGACATGGAGCCTCCAGCGCTCCcgagggagaaggaggagtttGCCTCGGCCCACTTCTCGCCGGTCCTCAGATGTCTCGCCAGCAGGCTGAGCCCGGCCTGGCTGGAGCTGCTGCCCGATGGCCGCCTGGAAGAGCTGTGGGCCAGCTTCTTCCTGGAGGGCCCGGCGGACCAAGCCTTCCTGGTGCTGATGGAGACCATCGAGGGTGCTGCGGG CCTCAGCTTCCGGCTGATGAAGATGGCACGGCTGCTGGCCAGGTTCCTGCGTGAGGGCCGGCTGGCAGTGCTGATGGAGGCGCAGTGTCGGCAGCAGACGCAGCCCGGCTTCATCCTGCTCCGGGAGACGctgctgggcaaggtggtggcCCTGCCCGATCACCTGGGCAACCGCCTGCAGCAGGAGAACTTGGACGAGTTCTTCCCCCAGAACTACTTCCGCCTGCTCGGCGAGGAGGTCGTCCGGGTGCTGCAGGCGGTTGTGGACTCTCTCCAAG TCACTGCTGGTTTCCCGGGCCCAACTGTGCTGCGGTGGCCAG GTGGCCTGGATTCCTCCGTGTCCTTCGTGTCTCAGGTCCTCGGGAAAGCCTGTGTCCACGGGAGGCAGC AGGAGATCCTGGGCGTGCTGGTGCCCCGGCTGGCAGCGCTCACCCAGGGCAGCTACCTGCATCAGCGCGTCTGCTGGCGCCTGGTGGAGCAAGTGCCGGACCGGGCCATGGAGGCGGTGCTGACCGGGCTGGTGGAGGCCGCGCCGGG GCCTGAGGTCCTATCGCGACTGCTGGGGAACCTGGTGGTGAAGAACAAGAAGGCCCAGTTTGTGATGACCCGGAAGCTTCTGTTCTTACAGTCCCGGCTCACG ACGCCCATGCTGCAGAGCCTGCTGGGCCATCTGGCCATGGACAGCCAGCGGCGCCCGCTCCTGCTGCAG GTGCTGAAGGAGCTGTTGGAGACGTGGGGCAGCAGCAGTGCCATCCGCCACACTCCCCTGCCGCAGCAGCGCCACGTCAGCAAGGCCGTCCTTATCTGCCTGGCGCACCTCGGGGAGCCGGAGCTGCGGGACAGCCGGGATG AACTGCTGGCCAGCATGATGGCGGGCGTGAAGTGCCGCCTGGACAGTAGCCTGCCCCCCGTGCGACGCCTGGGCATGATTGTGGCCGAGGTCGTTAGTGCCCGGATCCACCCCGAGGGGCCTACCTTGAAATTCCAG TACGAAGAGGATGAACTGAGCCTCGagctgctggccttggcctcccccCAGCCTGCGGGTGACGGCGCCTCGGAGGCGGG CACATCCCTTGCTCCAGCCATGGCAGAACCCCCTGCAGAGACCCCTGCAGAGATCGTGGATGGCGGCGTCCCCCAAGCACAGCTAGCGGGCTCTGACTCAGAGCTGGACAG CGATGATGAGTTTGTCCCCTATGACATGTCGGGGGACAGAGAGCTGCAGAGCAGCAAGGCTCCTGCCTACGTCCGGGACTGCATGGAAG CCCTGACCACATCTGAGGACGTAGAGCGCTGGGAGGCGGCCCTGCGGGCCCTTGAGGGCCTGGTCTACAGGAGCCCCACGGCCACTCGGGAG GTGAGCGTGGAGCTGGCCAAGGTGCTTCTGCATCTGGAGGAGAAGACCTGTGTGGTGGAATTTGCGGGGCTGCGCCAGAGAGCCCTGGTGGCTGTCACGGTCACAGACCCGGCCCGG GTGGCCGACTATCTGACCTCACAGTTCTATACCCTCAACTACAGCCTCCGGCAGCGCATGGACATCCTGGAC GTGCTGACTCTGGCTGCCCAGGAGCTGTCTAGGCCTGGGTGCCTCGGGAGGACTCCCCAAACTGGCTCCCCAAGTTCTAATACCCAGTGCCTGCCGGAGGCAGCCGTCTCCCAGCCTGGCAGTGCCGTGGCATCCGACTGGCGGGTGGTGGTGGAGGAGCGGATCAGAAGCAAGACTCGGCGGCTCTCCAAG GGTGGCCCGAGGCAGGGCCCGGCAGGCAGCCCCAGCAGATTCAGCTCCGTGGCCGGCCACttcttcttccccctccttcAGCGCTTTGATAG GCCTCTGGTGACCTTCGACCTCTTGGGAGAAGACCAGCTGGTTCTCGGAAGGCTGACGCACACCTTAGGGGCCCTGATGTGCCTGGCTGTTAACACCATG GTGGCTGTGGCCATGGGCAAGGCCCTGCTGGAATTCGTGTGGGCCGTTCGCTTCCACGTGGACGC CTACGTGCGCCAGGGGCTGCTGTCAGCCGTCACCTCCGTCCTGCTCAGCGTGCCTGCTGCACGCCTGCTGGAGGACCTGCCGGACGAGCTGCTGGAAGCCCGGTCCTGGCTGGCGG ACGTGGCCGAGAAAGACCCGGACGAGGACTGCAGGACGCTGGCACTGAGGGCCCTGCTGCTTCTGCAGAGACTCAAGAACAGGCTCCTCCCACCTGCGTCTCCCTAG
- the TELO2 gene encoding telomere length regulation protein TEL2 homolog isoform X4, translated as MEPAPSDVRLAVREAIHALSSSEDGGHIFCTLESLKRYLGDMEPPALPREKEEFASAHFSPVLRCLASRLSPAWLELLPDGRLEELWASFFLEGPADQAFLVLMETIEGAAGLSFRLMKMARLLARFLREGRLAVLMEAQCRQQTQPGFILLRETLLGKVVALPDHLGNRLQQENLDEFFPQNYFRLLGEEVVRVLQAVVDSLQGGLDSSVSFVSQVLGKACVHGRQQEILGVLVPRLAALTQGSYLHQRVCWRLVEQVPDRAMEAVLTGLVEAAPGPEVLSRLLGNLVVKNKKAQFVMTRKLLFLQSRLTTPMLQSLLGHLAMDSQRRPLLLQVLKELLETWGSSSAIRHTPLPQQRHVSKAVLICLAHLGEPELRDSRDELLASMMAGVKCRLDSSLPPVRRLGMIVAEVVSARIHPEGPTLKFQYEEDELSLELLALASPQPAGDGASEAGTSLAPAMAEPPAETPAEIVDGGVPQAQLAGSDSELDSDDEFVPYDMSGDRELQSSKAPAYVRDCMEALTTSEDVERWEAALRALEGLVYRSPTATREVSVELAKVLLHLEEKTCVVEFAGLRQRALVAVTVTDPARVADYLTSQFYTLNYSLRQRMDILDVLTLAAQELSRPGCLGRTPQTGSPSSNTQCLPEAAVSQPGSAVASDWRVVVEERIRSKTRRLSKGGPRQGPAGSPSRFSSVAGHFFFPLLQRFDRPLVTFDLLGEDQLVLGRLTHTLGALMCLAVNTMVAVAMGKALLEFVWAVRFHVDAYVRQGLLSAVTSVLLSVPAARLLEDLPDELLEARSWLADVAEKDPDEDCRTLALRALLLLQRLKNRLLPPASP; from the exons ATGGAGCCAGCACCCTCAGATGTTCGACTCGCCGTGCGGGAAGCCATTCACGCCCTCTCGTCTTCGGAGGATGGCGGCCACATCTTCTGCACCCTGGAGTCCCTGAAGCGGTATCTCGGTGACATGGAGCCTCCAGCGCTCCcgagggagaaggaggagtttGCCTCGGCCCACTTCTCGCCGGTCCTCAGATGTCTCGCCAGCAGGCTGAGCCCGGCCTGGCTGGAGCTGCTGCCCGATGGCCGCCTGGAAGAGCTGTGGGCCAGCTTCTTCCTGGAGGGCCCGGCGGACCAAGCCTTCCTGGTGCTGATGGAGACCATCGAGGGTGCTGCGGG CCTCAGCTTCCGGCTGATGAAGATGGCACGGCTGCTGGCCAGGTTCCTGCGTGAGGGCCGGCTGGCAGTGCTGATGGAGGCGCAGTGTCGGCAGCAGACGCAGCCCGGCTTCATCCTGCTCCGGGAGACGctgctgggcaaggtggtggcCCTGCCCGATCACCTGGGCAACCGCCTGCAGCAGGAGAACTTGGACGAGTTCTTCCCCCAGAACTACTTCCGCCTGCTCGGCGAGGAGGTCGTCCGGGTGCTGCAGGCGGTTGTGGACTCTCTCCAAG GTGGCCTGGATTCCTCCGTGTCCTTCGTGTCTCAGGTCCTCGGGAAAGCCTGTGTCCACGGGAGGCAGC AGGAGATCCTGGGCGTGCTGGTGCCCCGGCTGGCAGCGCTCACCCAGGGCAGCTACCTGCATCAGCGCGTCTGCTGGCGCCTGGTGGAGCAAGTGCCGGACCGGGCCATGGAGGCGGTGCTGACCGGGCTGGTGGAGGCCGCGCCGGG GCCTGAGGTCCTATCGCGACTGCTGGGGAACCTGGTGGTGAAGAACAAGAAGGCCCAGTTTGTGATGACCCGGAAGCTTCTGTTCTTACAGTCCCGGCTCACG ACGCCCATGCTGCAGAGCCTGCTGGGCCATCTGGCCATGGACAGCCAGCGGCGCCCGCTCCTGCTGCAG GTGCTGAAGGAGCTGTTGGAGACGTGGGGCAGCAGCAGTGCCATCCGCCACACTCCCCTGCCGCAGCAGCGCCACGTCAGCAAGGCCGTCCTTATCTGCCTGGCGCACCTCGGGGAGCCGGAGCTGCGGGACAGCCGGGATG AACTGCTGGCCAGCATGATGGCGGGCGTGAAGTGCCGCCTGGACAGTAGCCTGCCCCCCGTGCGACGCCTGGGCATGATTGTGGCCGAGGTCGTTAGTGCCCGGATCCACCCCGAGGGGCCTACCTTGAAATTCCAG TACGAAGAGGATGAACTGAGCCTCGagctgctggccttggcctcccccCAGCCTGCGGGTGACGGCGCCTCGGAGGCGGG CACATCCCTTGCTCCAGCCATGGCAGAACCCCCTGCAGAGACCCCTGCAGAGATCGTGGATGGCGGCGTCCCCCAAGCACAGCTAGCGGGCTCTGACTCAGAGCTGGACAG CGATGATGAGTTTGTCCCCTATGACATGTCGGGGGACAGAGAGCTGCAGAGCAGCAAGGCTCCTGCCTACGTCCGGGACTGCATGGAAG CCCTGACCACATCTGAGGACGTAGAGCGCTGGGAGGCGGCCCTGCGGGCCCTTGAGGGCCTGGTCTACAGGAGCCCCACGGCCACTCGGGAG GTGAGCGTGGAGCTGGCCAAGGTGCTTCTGCATCTGGAGGAGAAGACCTGTGTGGTGGAATTTGCGGGGCTGCGCCAGAGAGCCCTGGTGGCTGTCACGGTCACAGACCCGGCCCGG GTGGCCGACTATCTGACCTCACAGTTCTATACCCTCAACTACAGCCTCCGGCAGCGCATGGACATCCTGGAC GTGCTGACTCTGGCTGCCCAGGAGCTGTCTAGGCCTGGGTGCCTCGGGAGGACTCCCCAAACTGGCTCCCCAAGTTCTAATACCCAGTGCCTGCCGGAGGCAGCCGTCTCCCAGCCTGGCAGTGCCGTGGCATCCGACTGGCGGGTGGTGGTGGAGGAGCGGATCAGAAGCAAGACTCGGCGGCTCTCCAAG GGTGGCCCGAGGCAGGGCCCGGCAGGCAGCCCCAGCAGATTCAGCTCCGTGGCCGGCCACttcttcttccccctccttcAGCGCTTTGATAG GCCTCTGGTGACCTTCGACCTCTTGGGAGAAGACCAGCTGGTTCTCGGAAGGCTGACGCACACCTTAGGGGCCCTGATGTGCCTGGCTGTTAACACCATG GTGGCTGTGGCCATGGGCAAGGCCCTGCTGGAATTCGTGTGGGCCGTTCGCTTCCACGTGGACGC CTACGTGCGCCAGGGGCTGCTGTCAGCCGTCACCTCCGTCCTGCTCAGCGTGCCTGCTGCACGCCTGCTGGAGGACCTGCCGGACGAGCTGCTGGAAGCCCGGTCCTGGCTGGCGG ACGTGGCCGAGAAAGACCCGGACGAGGACTGCAGGACGCTGGCACTGAGGGCCCTGCTGCTTCTGCAGAGACTCAAGAACAGGCTCCTCCCACCTGCGTCTCCCTAG
- the TELO2 gene encoding telomere length regulation protein TEL2 homolog isoform X5 yields the protein MEPAPSDVRLAVREAIHALSSSEDGGHIFCTLESLKRYLGDMEPPALPREKEEFASAHFSPVLRCLASRLSPAWLELLPDGRLEELWASFFLEGPADQAFLVLMETIEGAAGLSFRLMKMARLLARFLREGRLAVLMEAQCRQQTQPGFILLRETLLGKVVALPDHLGNRLQQENLDEFFPQNYFRLLGEEVVRVLQAVVDSLQGGLDSSVSFVSQVLGKACVHGRQQEILGVLVPRLAALTQGSYLHQRVCWRLVEQVPDRAMEAVLTGLVEAAPGPEVLSRLLGNLVVKNKKAQFVMTRKLLFLQSRLTTPMLQSLLGHLAMDSQRRPLLLQVLKELLETWGSSSAIRHTPLPQQRHVSKAVLICLAHLGEPELRDSRDELLASMMAGVKCRLDSSLPPVRRLGMIVAEVVSARIHPEGPTLKFQYEEDELSLELLALASPQPAGDGASEAGTSLAPAMAEPPAETPAEIVDGGVPQAQLAGSDSELDSDDEFVPYDMSGDRELQSSKAPAYVRDCMEALTTSEDVERWEAALRALEGLVYRSPTATREVSVELAKVLLHLEEKTCVVEFAGLRQRALVAVTVTDPARVADYLTSQFYTLNYSLRQRMDILDVLTLAAQELSRPGCLGRTPQTGSPSSNTQCLPEAAVSQPGSAVASDWRVVVEERIRSKTRRLSKGGPRQGPAGSPSRFSSVAGHFFFPLLQRFDRPLVTFDLLGEDQLVLGRLTHTLGALMCLAVNTMLRAPGAAVSRHLRPAQRACCTPAGGPAGRAAGSPVLAGGRGRERPGRGLQDAGTEGPAASAETQEQAPPTCVSLVPGGLPRTTPAGSKEGG from the exons ATGGAGCCAGCACCCTCAGATGTTCGACTCGCCGTGCGGGAAGCCATTCACGCCCTCTCGTCTTCGGAGGATGGCGGCCACATCTTCTGCACCCTGGAGTCCCTGAAGCGGTATCTCGGTGACATGGAGCCTCCAGCGCTCCcgagggagaaggaggagtttGCCTCGGCCCACTTCTCGCCGGTCCTCAGATGTCTCGCCAGCAGGCTGAGCCCGGCCTGGCTGGAGCTGCTGCCCGATGGCCGCCTGGAAGAGCTGTGGGCCAGCTTCTTCCTGGAGGGCCCGGCGGACCAAGCCTTCCTGGTGCTGATGGAGACCATCGAGGGTGCTGCGGG CCTCAGCTTCCGGCTGATGAAGATGGCACGGCTGCTGGCCAGGTTCCTGCGTGAGGGCCGGCTGGCAGTGCTGATGGAGGCGCAGTGTCGGCAGCAGACGCAGCCCGGCTTCATCCTGCTCCGGGAGACGctgctgggcaaggtggtggcCCTGCCCGATCACCTGGGCAACCGCCTGCAGCAGGAGAACTTGGACGAGTTCTTCCCCCAGAACTACTTCCGCCTGCTCGGCGAGGAGGTCGTCCGGGTGCTGCAGGCGGTTGTGGACTCTCTCCAAG GTGGCCTGGATTCCTCCGTGTCCTTCGTGTCTCAGGTCCTCGGGAAAGCCTGTGTCCACGGGAGGCAGC AGGAGATCCTGGGCGTGCTGGTGCCCCGGCTGGCAGCGCTCACCCAGGGCAGCTACCTGCATCAGCGCGTCTGCTGGCGCCTGGTGGAGCAAGTGCCGGACCGGGCCATGGAGGCGGTGCTGACCGGGCTGGTGGAGGCCGCGCCGGG GCCTGAGGTCCTATCGCGACTGCTGGGGAACCTGGTGGTGAAGAACAAGAAGGCCCAGTTTGTGATGACCCGGAAGCTTCTGTTCTTACAGTCCCGGCTCACG ACGCCCATGCTGCAGAGCCTGCTGGGCCATCTGGCCATGGACAGCCAGCGGCGCCCGCTCCTGCTGCAG GTGCTGAAGGAGCTGTTGGAGACGTGGGGCAGCAGCAGTGCCATCCGCCACACTCCCCTGCCGCAGCAGCGCCACGTCAGCAAGGCCGTCCTTATCTGCCTGGCGCACCTCGGGGAGCCGGAGCTGCGGGACAGCCGGGATG AACTGCTGGCCAGCATGATGGCGGGCGTGAAGTGCCGCCTGGACAGTAGCCTGCCCCCCGTGCGACGCCTGGGCATGATTGTGGCCGAGGTCGTTAGTGCCCGGATCCACCCCGAGGGGCCTACCTTGAAATTCCAG TACGAAGAGGATGAACTGAGCCTCGagctgctggccttggcctcccccCAGCCTGCGGGTGACGGCGCCTCGGAGGCGGG CACATCCCTTGCTCCAGCCATGGCAGAACCCCCTGCAGAGACCCCTGCAGAGATCGTGGATGGCGGCGTCCCCCAAGCACAGCTAGCGGGCTCTGACTCAGAGCTGGACAG CGATGATGAGTTTGTCCCCTATGACATGTCGGGGGACAGAGAGCTGCAGAGCAGCAAGGCTCCTGCCTACGTCCGGGACTGCATGGAAG CCCTGACCACATCTGAGGACGTAGAGCGCTGGGAGGCGGCCCTGCGGGCCCTTGAGGGCCTGGTCTACAGGAGCCCCACGGCCACTCGGGAG GTGAGCGTGGAGCTGGCCAAGGTGCTTCTGCATCTGGAGGAGAAGACCTGTGTGGTGGAATTTGCGGGGCTGCGCCAGAGAGCCCTGGTGGCTGTCACGGTCACAGACCCGGCCCGG GTGGCCGACTATCTGACCTCACAGTTCTATACCCTCAACTACAGCCTCCGGCAGCGCATGGACATCCTGGAC GTGCTGACTCTGGCTGCCCAGGAGCTGTCTAGGCCTGGGTGCCTCGGGAGGACTCCCCAAACTGGCTCCCCAAGTTCTAATACCCAGTGCCTGCCGGAGGCAGCCGTCTCCCAGCCTGGCAGTGCCGTGGCATCCGACTGGCGGGTGGTGGTGGAGGAGCGGATCAGAAGCAAGACTCGGCGGCTCTCCAAG GGTGGCCCGAGGCAGGGCCCGGCAGGCAGCCCCAGCAGATTCAGCTCCGTGGCCGGCCACttcttcttccccctccttcAGCGCTTTGATAG GCCTCTGGTGACCTTCGACCTCTTGGGAGAAGACCAGCTGGTTCTCGGAAGGCTGACGCACACCTTAGGGGCCCTGATGTGCCTGGCTGTTAACACCATG CTACGTGCGCCAGGGGCTGCTGTCAGCCGTCACCTCCGTCCTGCTCAGCGTGCCTGCTGCACGCCTGCTGGAGGACCTGCCGGACGAGCTGCTGGAAGCCCGGTCCTGGCTGGCGG ACGTGGCCGAGAAAGACCCGGACGAGGACTGCAGGACGCTGGCACTGAGGGCCCTGCTGCTTCTGCAGAGACTCAAGAACAGGCTCCTCCCACCTGCGTCTCCCTAGTCCCTGGAGGCCTCCCCAGGACCACCCCCGCCGGCAGCAAGGAAGGCGGCTGA